CAATACACAGCATCGCTATCGTAAAAATAATAAGGGAAATAACAATTGGATCCAGTCTGATTCCCCAGGGAGTGTAGTTGAGTCCCAATCCAATCAGAGGAACTACTGCAATAGAAAGCCCAAATGATAGAGCAACACGCTCTATCATGTCAATATCATTTCTATCAGGAAACAGGGCTGCAATCAGTGTATACCCGGGAATGAAAAGAATCATGGGAAGAGCAACAAATGGCCGGACTGGTGAGGTGTTTATTAGTGGGAGATAAATCACTACACAGGTGAAAAATAACCAGAGCAGAATCAGTTTGATATCAGGAAACATTTTTTCTTCAAAAAAAGCTACAAATATTTTCTCATACCAGGGATCCCGGGGTTGCAATATACCCATGGTCAGATATTAGTGTCTAACCCTAAAAAACCGTCCTAATCCTGATATCTTAATTTGGATTTATTATCTCTATTCCTTACCAAAATTATTCCAGAAAACTTTTTCTTCTCATTATATAACTCTCTCAAACTGTTCTTGATCCCGGCCATTCAGTATTATTACGAATTACTCAATTATTGAAAATAAAATCATATCCATCGTTTTGTACCATTGCCTAAAGATATTAATTAGGCAAAAGTAATAAAATAATTACTTTTAAAAATTAATTTCCATATACAACCCAGAAATTATTTTAAAACATGTATATTATCAGGTTTATATTGCCTATTAGTAAAAAAAATAATTGCCCAAAGATTCTATTGCATGGCAAATATTCATATACAGAATTTGTTGACAATAACACATGTCACTTCAGTCAGGATTTTTTACTATTGAATATAAAAGACTCCGGGTTGGAGTCTTTGCATTATTACTAATTTTTATAATATGCAGCATTGGAGGCATGGTTTCTGCTGCCAATCCGGGGTATGGATATTTCAAAGTTGACTCAGCACCCCAAACTGGAGAAGTCATATTTGATGGTAAATCTTATGGATACACTCCAGCCTTGATTCAGGTGAATGAGGATTCCTCTCCATCTCATGAAGTAGTTGTAAAAATGGAGGGATATGAGGAATATTCCCAACAGATCTCGTACAATCCAGGAAGAGGACAAACGGTTCCAATTTCCCTGGATGCCAGCCATACACTTGATCATATCGGGGAATTTTTAAGTCGCCAGTGACTATCAGCACTCCTGACTGATTAACCATCATCAATTTATATGATATATTTTTGAAAAAAGGCAGTATGTATATTTTTATCCGGAATTAGGAATTTGTTGAAGATAATAAAATGATAATAGATATTATTCAATGTAATGTACATTCACACCACATAGCAGTTCAAAAAATCCTTCATTTTATTTTTATTATTTTCTCATGTTCACTGGTATGTGGCACATGTTTTGCTGAAAACCAGACGGCAGTGGACCTTTATACCCAGGGAAACAATCTCGCAAAAAATAGCAAATATCCAGAAGCAATTGAATTATACGAAAAAGCAATTTTAATTAATCAGAGTTATCTGGATCCCTGGATGGGAAAAGGGAATGCTTATCTAAATTTAAAGTTATTTAACGATTCTATAGCAGCATATGATAAAGTCATTGCAATAGATCCCAATAATATCCAGGCATGGAATGGGAGAGGAAACTCCCTGAAAAATATAAACAATTTTGAGGATGCACTTACCGCATATAACAAAGTTATTACAATTAATCCGAACCTGACTTCAGGCTATATCAATAAGGCAGGAATTCTTCAAAGTTTGAAACGATACAATGAGTCCATTCCTCTATATAATCGGGCTATCGAACTAGATCCAAAATCATTGTCAACATACCTTAATAAAGCCAGTGCAATTCAGAAATTAAATAAATATGATGATGCTCTGGCGGTATATGATCAAGTGCTGGCTCTAAATTCAAGTTATAGCCCTGCTTATACCGGGAAAGCGGGGGTTCTTTCAACACTAAAAAAGTATAACGAAGCATTAGATGTTTATGATCATGTTATAAAAAACGATTCAAAATCAATATGGGCGTGGAATAGTCGGGGAGATCTTCTCCAGACGCTTAAGCGATATGATGAAGCAGTCAGTTCCTATGATCATGCTATTGCGTTGAACGAAACAAATGCTCCTGTATGGAGGAGTAAAGCAAAATGTTTACAAATCCTGAAGAGACCCACAGAAGCAATGACTGCTCTTGATCAAGCACTAGCAAATAATCCAAATTATTTCGAAGCATGGATGGACAGAGGTAACCTCCAGTTGAATCTTAATAATTACCAGGGATCTCAGCAATCATTTGATCAGGCAATCAAAATCAATAAAAACGATACTTCTGCCTGGAATGGAAAAGGTCAGGCATTGATGGGATTAGAAAAGTATAACGATGCAACAGATGCATTTAGTCAGTGTCTCTCAATAAATCCAAATCTGACAAATGTCCGGAAAAACCTTGAACAGGCTCAGTTTAAGATGTTCCAGATCACAAAAAATAGTACATATAATACATCAAACACCCCGGCATCAGGTAATTTTTCAAAGGAAACTGCTTCAATCCCTTCACAAGTCACTGATTCACCTCAACCTCATCAGAAAAATGCAATATTTGATCTGATAGATCTTTTTTTTGGGAATAAGCCTGTTATACCAAAAGTAAGGAGTGAGGATTCACCAGATATTCCAAATCAGGTACGGCTTGTATTACCAGTTGATGTTTCACTCCAGAATAATACTTTTCTGATAACAGATCAGGGGAATCATAGTATTATCATATCTGATTATTCCGGAAACATCAGACTCATTATTGGTGGACCCAAACAATCAGATCTTTTCACCGAGGTGACAAGTGCAACATTAGATAAACAGGGGAATATTTATGTTCTTGACGCCGGAGCAAATAAAATATTCAAATTTGATGCCTTGGGTAACATGTTAATTTCCTGGGGATCTCAGGGATCAGATCCAGGTCAATTTAAAAATCCCAGACATATTGACTATGCACCACGTTCTGATTCGCAGGAAGGGATACTTTCTGTCGCTGATTCAGGAAACAACAGAATTCAACTTTTTGATCTTAATGGAGAATATCTCTCTTCACTCATCACATTGCAAAAGTCTGATAGTTTCACTTCCAGTGAACCGCATCTAAATCAAAGTAATAATGTAATTGAAAATCATTCATACAAAAAAATTATTCCAGAAGAAAAAGCAGTTCCCGCTCTTGCTGAACGAAATTTCAATGTACGCATCAAAGATACTACATATCCTCTATCAGTAATCGTTGATAGAAGGATATACCTGGGTGCACAAAATTGCAAAAATCTGGATGTAAATATCACGAGTAAAAATCCTGAACAATGGATCCATCTTTTAGAAGGAGCCCTATCAGATCCCACAACCATTGATACAATTGAAAATATTTCATCCCTCCTTGAAAAATGTTCAGTAGAAAATCAACTTACCGATAGTGAAAACCTCGATCTTATCACAACTTTTATTCAACAGATACCTTTGGTCAATGAACCTAATACAAGGTATCCTGTTGAAGTTCTTCATGACAAAAAGGCGAGTTCACCAGATAAGGCCATATTTTTATACGGGCTTCTCTATAAAGCAGGATATGATGTTGTTTTTCTCTCATACCCGGGAACAAACCATTGTGCTGTAGGGATACGATCTGATAAATCAGTCAATAAACCCGTAATGAAAGAATATACGATTGATAATATGTCATATATCTATGTGAACCCGGATAATCCGGATATTATTGGTAGGATTAACCCATCATTGAACAATATTGATCCCTTTATACTACATATTCTCCCACAGGATTCAAAACATTCTCTCATTCTCCCAGAGAGAGAGAAAAGGCTTGCCATTCTTGAGACATTGAATTCTTCGGTTGAAAAGAAAAAATTCTTGGAGGAAAACAGGGGAAAATACAGCAGTGCAGCAAAAAAACAAGCTCAGACAGACTTGGATAAACTCAAATCTGTTACAACATATGTTGAAAGTAATACATGGAATACCGAAGGAATATCCATGCGATTAAAAAATTCCAAAGTTGGAGATATTCAATTAATGTTTGGAAGTGAATTCAGATCTTAAATTTTCTCACTCTGGAGAATTTAGTTGAGTCATTATGAACATCTTTCAAAACACCATTGGTGCTGGTTTGGGAATTAAGGGTAAGATATAATGAAAACAAAATTAGTGTGTATAGCAATTATTGTATTAGGTTTACTATCATCTTGTGTTTATGGTGCAGAACTCAATATTTCTCAGGGAAATATTATCTCAAAATTACCATCACCAGTTGAATCACCCTCATCATCAACAATTACAGGATCAGATTATGTAAATCTGAAAACCATTGAGATTCCAAGTACTCCTGATAGTAAAACCCCGGTTATCAGA
This DNA window, taken from Methanospirillum lacunae, encodes the following:
- a CDS encoding PEGA domain-containing protein; this translates as MSLQSGFFTIEYKRLRVGVFALLLIFIICSIGGMVSAANPGYGYFKVDSAPQTGEVIFDGKSYGYTPALIQVNEDSSPSHEVVVKMEGYEEYSQQISYNPGRGQTVPISLDASHTLDHIGEFLSRQ
- a CDS encoding tetratricopeptide repeat protein, whose amino-acid sequence is MDLYTQGNNLAKNSKYPEAIELYEKAILINQSYLDPWMGKGNAYLNLKLFNDSIAAYDKVIAIDPNNIQAWNGRGNSLKNINNFEDALTAYNKVITINPNLTSGYINKAGILQSLKRYNESIPLYNRAIELDPKSLSTYLNKASAIQKLNKYDDALAVYDQVLALNSSYSPAYTGKAGVLSTLKKYNEALDVYDHVIKNDSKSIWAWNSRGDLLQTLKRYDEAVSSYDHAIALNETNAPVWRSKAKCLQILKRPTEAMTALDQALANNPNYFEAWMDRGNLQLNLNNYQGSQQSFDQAIKINKNDTSAWNGKGQALMGLEKYNDATDAFSQCLSINPNLTNVRKNLEQAQFKMFQITKNSTYNTSNTPASGNFSKETASIPSQVTDSPQPHQKNAIFDLIDLFFGNKPVIPKVRSEDSPDIPNQVRLVLPVDVSLQNNTFLITDQGNHSIIISDYSGNIRLIIGGPKQSDLFTEVTSATLDKQGNIYVLDAGANKIFKFDALGNMLISWGSQGSDPGQFKNPRHIDYAPRSDSQEGILSVADSGNNRIQLFDLNGEYLSSLITLQKSDSFTSSEPHLNQSNNVIENHSYKKIIPEEKAVPALAERNFNVRIKDTTYPLSVIVDRRIYLGAQNCKNLDVNITSKNPEQWIHLLEGALSDPTTIDTIENISSLLEKCSVENQLTDSENLDLITTFIQQIPLVNEPNTRYPVEVLHDKKASSPDKAIFLYGLLYKAGYDVVFLSYPGTNHCAVGIRSDKSVNKPVMKEYTIDNMSYIYVNPDNPDIIGRINPSLNNIDPFILHILPQDSKHSLILPEREKRLAILETLNSSVEKKKFLEENRGKYSSAAKKQAQTDLDKLKSVTTYVESNTWNTEGISMRLKNSKVGDIQLMFGSEFRS